The following proteins come from a genomic window of Verrucomicrobiota bacterium:
- a CDS encoding chromate resistance protein, with protein sequence MAEIVHDADLEDYAFDTVEGVGIDQLFKGWAKRGLSDEEVLRRGFDCFDGLQAQFERA encoded by the coding sequence TTGGCTGAGATCGTTCACGATGCGGACCTCGAGGATTATGCGTTTGATACAGTCGAGGGGGTTGGCATTGACCAGCTGTTTAAAGGCTGGGCCAAGCGCGGGCTGAGCGATGAAGAGGTTCTCCGGCGGGGATTTGACTGCTTTGATGGCCTGCAGGCCCAATTCGAACGGGCCTAG
- a CDS encoding chromate resistance protein, translated as MRQLIAGRKRPKGTSGRCGRQLNALRQRFEEIRAIDYFECSRGEDVQRLLEEGEALQQPKRAPESRLRLRPEAYQGRTWVTWPRPQIDRVGSAWLIRNFIDPGARFVFAARAEVYPDALPYGIAGAESGRRHDLCTFQTFGTIRPSRSRRAAFG; from the coding sequence TTGAGGCAGCTCATTGCCGGCCGGAAACGTCCGAAAGGGACCTCCGGGCGGTGTGGCCGGCAGTTGAACGCCCTTCGGCAGCGATTTGAGGAAATCCGAGCAATAGATTACTTCGAATGTTCACGCGGCGAAGACGTGCAGCGGCTCCTGGAGGAAGGTGAAGCGCTGCAGCAGCCGAAGCGGGCGCCGGAGAGCAGGCTGCGTCTCCGCCCGGAAGCTTACCAGGGCAGGACGTGGGTCACCTGGCCGCGGCCGCAGATCGACCGGGTCGGTTCGGCTTGGCTGATCCGGAATTTTATCGACCCCGGCGCCCGGTTCGTTTTCGCGGCGCGAGCGGAGGTTTATCCGGACGCTCTGCCGTACGGGATCGCGGGGGCCGAGTCGGGTCGCCGGCATGACTTGTGCACCTTTCAAACCTTTGGAACGATTCGGCCTTCGCGATCGCGTCGTGCAGCGTTTGGCTGA
- a CDS encoding anti-sigma factor produces MDCKESGDLLDAYLDGELACGQRFEVERHLACCPVCRSRVRDADAFRSFFKAGAPRYRAPEQLRASIAAALRSERTLPGHGRKFWRTTWLYAAAVLIVSLCLYLPLSLTIFLPDRDKPLCDAAVLDHARSVAGDHPVDVASGDHQLVKRWLGARLPFSPPVFDLPVSGYHLIGGRVGAIEKQPVAVVVYRREKEVVSLFCWPLGDGTVADRDRQTGGYRVDTWSNAQCNYILVSKLNEDEHDALLDAVRDRLPLGTY; encoded by the coding sequence ATGGATTGTAAGGAGTCCGGCGACTTGTTGGATGCCTACCTGGACGGCGAGCTTGCCTGCGGGCAACGCTTTGAAGTAGAGCGGCACCTGGCGTGCTGCCCCGTCTGCCGGTCCCGCGTGCGCGACGCTGACGCATTCCGGTCCTTTTTCAAGGCCGGTGCACCCCGGTACAGGGCACCCGAACAGCTGCGCGCCAGCATCGCGGCCGCGCTGCGCTCAGAACGTACCTTGCCCGGCCACGGCCGGAAATTCTGGCGGACGACCTGGCTGTATGCAGCGGCGGTGCTGATCGTGAGCCTGTGTCTGTATCTACCTTTATCCTTGACAATCTTTTTACCTGACCGGGACAAACCTTTGTGCGATGCCGCGGTACTGGATCATGCCCGCTCTGTTGCCGGCGATCATCCGGTGGACGTTGCCTCCGGAGACCACCAGTTAGTGAAACGCTGGCTCGGCGCAAGGCTGCCCTTCTCGCCGCCGGTATTTGACCTCCCGGTCTCCGGCTACCACCTCATCGGGGGACGGGTAGGCGCCATCGAAAAGCAGCCCGTGGCGGTGGTCGTGTATAGACGTGAAAAAGAGGTCGTAAGTTTGTTCTGCTGGCCATTGGGTGACGGGACGGTGGCGGATCGCGACCGGCAAACCGGCGGGTATCGCGTCGATACCTGGAGCAACGCCCAATGCAATTACATTCTGGTCTCGAAGTTGAACGAAGACGAACACGACGCGCTGTTGGACGCGGTTCGTGACCGTCTGCCGTTGGGAACTTACTGA
- a CDS encoding sigma-70 family RNA polymerase sigma factor: MNLDGKSDSQSFAQTGDKQALFETLFLPHLDAAYNLARWMVQRDQDAHDVVQEAYIRALKGFAGFHGGNARAWLLTIVRNTARTWLRQQSRFANIVPFDESVHALPVVDPASESFQEGRIEQLHTALTKLPVEFREVLLLYEIEGWSYKQIASALALPVGTVMSRLNRARRRLQREIAFAQDEEVQNGL; this comes from the coding sequence ATGAACCTCGATGGCAAATCCGATTCCCAGTCGTTTGCGCAGACGGGAGACAAGCAGGCGCTCTTCGAAACTCTTTTCCTGCCTCATTTAGACGCGGCGTACAACCTCGCGCGCTGGATGGTCCAACGGGATCAGGATGCGCACGACGTTGTGCAGGAGGCTTACATCCGTGCGTTGAAGGGATTTGCAGGATTTCACGGGGGCAACGCGCGTGCCTGGTTGCTAACGATTGTCCGGAACACCGCGCGGACTTGGCTCAGGCAGCAGTCGCGTTTTGCCAACATTGTCCCGTTTGACGAAAGCGTTCATGCTCTGCCGGTGGTCGATCCGGCATCCGAATCCTTCCAGGAAGGGCGAATCGAGCAGCTGCACACGGCGCTGACTAAATTACCGGTCGAGTTTCGAGAGGTCTTGCTGCTCTACGAAATAGAGGGATGGTCTTACAAGCAGATTGCATCGGCACTGGCTCTGCCGGTAGGTACAGTTATGTCCCGGCTAAACCGGGCGCGCCGGCGCCTGCAAAGAGAAATCGCGTTCGCCCAGGACGAGGAGGTACAAAATGGATTGTAA
- the tatA gene encoding twin-arginine translocase TatA/TatE family subunit, whose translation MNLLAFGFGNLGGPDLFFILLIVLILFGAKKLPDLARSLGQSMNEFRKAREDFDREACDLGIHRLQVRPQDAPAPDVEKVTVPPQPPSDRIDR comes from the coding sequence ATGAATCTTCTCGCATTTGGGTTTGGGAATCTGGGCGGCCCGGATCTTTTTTTCATCCTCCTGATTGTGCTTATCCTTTTCGGAGCGAAAAAGTTGCCTGACCTGGCGCGGAGCCTGGGACAGAGCATGAATGAATTCAGGAAAGCTCGCGAGGACTTCGACCGGGAAGCGTGCGATTTAGGGATTCATCGACTGCAAGTGCGGCCGCAGGACGCACCGGCGCCGGACGTGGAGAAAGTGACCGTGCCACCGCAGCCGCCGAGCGATCGGATTGACAGGTGA
- a CDS encoding twin-arginine translocation signal domain-containing protein, which produces MADGHSRALRRRSFLKGLGIVGATLLPGSALLTANARGQTSSSGTLTPGDAALLRFAAWAEIVESDLWTQYNELGGATKPNDGPANTGNPLYKLALVNLDSDMPQYITDNNDDELSHAAFLNAYLQAHGAQSVNLDRFRTLKGSTATGVDTSKIGKRLTNLLSLNVDASWYTRYRSEENPDLGAVFQNPPGLIMMNEPAIPQTDADAPLNTPTSTLTPPITSPAAQRIQAIANTAGFHFAFIEQGGTSLYPTLALKATSDEVLRILLSIGGVEIDHFSLWHDKAGNAVSQPLAPLSDPQNPNGARFPDLNAVTPASALELTQTNKILPEPCDFLRPEGLPPCSVIRPTSTHLGGAVATVNAFVADGLFGQIGKPNGQTEEFIDLAMRLATAADNAVRGSGY; this is translated from the coding sequence ATTGCCGACGGACATAGTCGCGCCCTCCGGCGACGCTCCTTTCTCAAAGGACTGGGTATTGTCGGCGCAACGCTACTGCCGGGCAGCGCCTTATTGACGGCCAACGCGAGAGGCCAGACCTCGAGTTCAGGCACGCTTACTCCGGGTGATGCGGCCCTCCTCAGGTTCGCGGCGTGGGCCGAAATCGTAGAGAGCGATCTCTGGACGCAATACAATGAGCTGGGCGGGGCCACTAAGCCCAACGACGGGCCTGCCAATACGGGCAATCCGCTCTACAAACTTGCGCTCGTGAACCTCGATTCGGATATGCCCCAGTATATCACCGATAATAACGATGATGAACTGAGCCATGCCGCCTTCCTGAACGCCTACCTGCAGGCTCACGGCGCGCAGTCGGTTAACCTGGATCGGTTCCGAACGCTGAAGGGAAGCACCGCGACCGGGGTCGATACAAGCAAGATCGGCAAGCGGCTCACAAATCTGCTCAGCCTCAACGTGGACGCGAGTTGGTATACCCGGTACCGCAGCGAAGAAAATCCGGATCTGGGCGCAGTTTTCCAGAACCCGCCCGGACTCATCATGATGAACGAACCGGCCATTCCTCAGACCGACGCAGATGCCCCTCTAAATACTCCGACCAGCACGTTGACGCCCCCCATCACCTCACCTGCCGCCCAACGCATCCAGGCGATCGCCAATACGGCAGGATTTCACTTCGCTTTTATTGAGCAGGGCGGCACGAGCCTTTATCCGACGCTCGCACTCAAGGCGACCAGTGACGAAGTCCTGCGAATCCTGTTAAGTATCGGTGGGGTCGAGATCGACCATTTCTCACTGTGGCATGACAAAGCGGGTAATGCGGTGTCGCAACCTTTGGCCCCTTTGAGCGACCCCCAAAACCCAAACGGGGCCAGGTTTCCGGATCTGAATGCGGTTACTCCTGCGTCAGCGCTGGAGCTCACCCAGACCAACAAGATCCTTCCGGAGCCGTGCGACTTCCTTCGTCCCGAAGGCCTGCCTCCCTGTTCGGTGATCCGCCCTACCTCCACCCACCTGGGGGGTGCCGTAGCCACGGTCAATGCCTTCGTGGCGGACGGGCTTTTTGGACAAATCGGTAAGCCCAATGGGCAAACCGAGGAATTCATTGATCTTGCCATGCGGCTGGCGACGGCAGCGGATAATGCCGTGCGCGGGTCAGGGTACTAA
- a CDS encoding glycoside hydrolase family 16 protein: protein MRTISFSGYEWDVRAKGTGGPGPNTWDDANAQVDDTGWLHLKITGNTDPEGSTEWRCVELSTQQRLGFGRYQFQVIGRIDRFDRNVVLGLFKYPTPDVGPDGTNEIDIEFARWGRATANNADYVVYPASGPRVPGDNVEFRVALNGGYTTHRFLWQSDQVTFQSLHGHRDDDADEFERWQYAPGDGRLIPQQPTPVRINLWLFRGMAPSDGAEVEMIISQFTFTPLDQLP from the coding sequence GTGAGAACCATTTCATTCTCGGGATACGAGTGGGACGTGAGGGCGAAAGGCACAGGTGGACCCGGACCGAACACCTGGGACGACGCGAACGCCCAGGTGGACGACACGGGATGGCTGCATCTCAAGATCACAGGCAACACGGACCCGGAGGGAAGCACCGAATGGCGCTGCGTGGAACTCAGCACCCAACAGCGCCTGGGCTTTGGACGTTATCAGTTTCAGGTGATCGGCCGGATTGACCGGTTCGATCGCAACGTCGTGTTAGGATTGTTCAAGTATCCGACCCCGGACGTCGGTCCGGATGGCACGAACGAGATCGACATCGAATTTGCCCGGTGGGGGAGGGCAACCGCAAACAATGCCGATTACGTCGTTTACCCGGCGTCCGGGCCGCGTGTTCCCGGAGATAACGTCGAGTTCCGGGTCGCGCTGAACGGCGGCTACACGACCCATCGGTTTCTCTGGCAAAGCGATCAGGTGACGTTTCAGTCCCTTCATGGTCACCGCGACGATGACGCTGACGAGTTCGAGCGCTGGCAGTATGCTCCGGGCGACGGCCGCCTGATCCCGCAACAGCCTACCCCGGTACGCATCAATCTCTGGCTGTTTCGCGGCATGGCACCCTCTGATGGCGCTGAGGTTGAGATGATCATCAGCCAATTTACCTTCACCCCTCTCGATCAACTTCCATGA
- the tatA gene encoding twin-arginine translocase TatA/TatE family subunit, which produces MNFLAFGFGNLGGPDLFVLLLIVLVFFGAKRLPELARGLGQSLNEFKKAREDFEREVNRPESQSPPPPQAAPTPSAPQRPPSSGTEPR; this is translated from the coding sequence ATGAATTTCCTCGCATTTGGGTTTGGAAACCTGGGCGGCCCGGATCTGTTCGTTCTCCTGCTCATCGTGCTCGTCTTTTTCGGGGCGAAACGGCTGCCCGAACTGGCGCGGGGCCTGGGCCAGAGCCTGAATGAATTCAAGAAAGCGCGCGAAGACTTCGAGCGAGAGGTGAATCGTCCGGAATCGCAATCACCACCCCCGCCGCAAGCGGCTCCCACCCCGAGCGCGCCGCAGAGGCCGCCGTCATCGGGAACCGAGCCGAGGTAA
- a CDS encoding iron-containing alcohol dehydrogenase — MNAFQFQTVPSIVSEFGLSRRLGAFLRENKYHQRRAAVLTDRFLHEGGVIRPALDSLREHGFEIVVVDNVIADPPERIVHEAVDCLRDAGIELIIGLGGGSSLDVAKLTAVLVGSRQPLHEMYGIGKVVGSRLPMILIPTTAGTGSEVTPIAVITTGETTKMGVVSPVLYADLALLDAELTLGLPPKATAATGIDAMVHAIEAYTSRHKKNPVSDALAKVALGLLVPNLLPACRNGQDRTAREAMLLGAMLAGQAFANAPVGAVHALAYPIGGIFHVPHGHSNALVLPHVLRFNLSAAMPLYAELADVIVPGVPGAPERKAEALIDRLEELAGQAGIETRLRQVGVAETDLERMAADAMKQTRLLVNNPREVSEADALAIYRAAW, encoded by the coding sequence ATGAATGCATTTCAGTTTCAGACCGTACCCTCGATCGTTTCCGAGTTTGGCCTGAGCCGGCGCCTCGGGGCTTTCCTGCGTGAAAACAAATACCACCAACGCCGGGCGGCGGTTCTAACCGACCGTTTCCTGCACGAGGGCGGCGTGATCCGCCCGGCGCTCGACAGCCTGCGGGAACATGGATTTGAGATCGTCGTGGTCGACAACGTCATCGCTGATCCGCCCGAGCGAATCGTGCACGAAGCCGTGGATTGCCTGCGTGATGCGGGCATCGAACTGATCATCGGCCTCGGGGGCGGCTCCTCGTTGGACGTGGCGAAGCTGACGGCCGTGCTGGTGGGCTCCAGGCAGCCCTTGCACGAGATGTACGGAATCGGCAAGGTGGTTGGCTCCCGCCTTCCCATGATCCTGATCCCAACCACCGCCGGGACGGGTTCCGAAGTCACACCCATCGCGGTGATCACGACGGGCGAAACCACCAAGATGGGCGTCGTGTCGCCGGTGCTGTACGCTGACCTGGCCCTGCTGGACGCCGAACTTACGCTCGGGCTGCCGCCCAAGGCGACGGCGGCGACGGGGATCGATGCCATGGTTCATGCCATCGAAGCCTACACGAGCAGGCACAAGAAAAACCCGGTATCGGATGCGCTGGCCAAGGTGGCCTTGGGGCTGCTTGTGCCTAACCTGCTACCGGCTTGTCGCAATGGCCAGGACCGCACGGCGCGCGAAGCCATGCTGCTGGGCGCCATGCTGGCGGGCCAGGCGTTCGCCAATGCGCCTGTGGGCGCCGTGCACGCGCTCGCATACCCGATCGGCGGGATTTTCCACGTGCCGCACGGGCACTCGAATGCGTTGGTCTTGCCGCACGTCCTGCGGTTCAACCTGTCCGCCGCGATGCCGCTTTATGCCGAACTGGCCGACGTGATCGTGCCGGGCGTCCCGGGGGCGCCCGAGCGGAAAGCGGAGGCCTTGATCGATCGGTTGGAGGAATTGGCCGGGCAGGCCGGGATCGAGACCCGGCTGCGGCAGGTGGGAGTGGCGGAAACCGATCTGGAGCGGATGGCGGCGGATGCGATGAAGCAAACCCGCTTGCTGGTGAACAATCCGCGCGAGGTGTCCGAAGCGGACGCGCTCGCTATTTACCGCGCAGCTTGGTAA
- a CDS encoding universal stress protein: MYRHILVPLENSAADETVIRHVTQLARIFGSRLTLIHVADGYVARNYKELNLAPSQEMLEDKEYLERRQQALLDQGIETSAHLACGEPAAEIVRFASDIECDLITMATHGHRLLGDVFLGSVTRSVRHRVKVPVLLVPSGR, translated from the coding sequence ATGTATCGGCACATCCTTGTCCCGCTGGAAAATTCGGCCGCGGATGAGACCGTTATCCGGCACGTGACGCAGCTTGCCCGGATTTTCGGTTCCCGCCTGACCCTGATCCACGTCGCGGATGGTTACGTTGCGCGCAACTACAAGGAACTGAATCTGGCGCCATCGCAGGAGATGCTTGAGGACAAGGAATACCTTGAACGCAGGCAGCAAGCCCTTCTGGACCAGGGCATCGAAACTTCAGCCCACCTGGCCTGTGGCGAACCGGCTGCGGAAATCGTTCGTTTCGCCAGCGATATCGAATGCGATCTGATCACGATGGCAACGCATGGGCACCGGCTCCTTGGCGACGTCTTTCTGGGAAGCGTCACGCGGAGCGTCCGGCACCGGGTGAAGGTGCCGGTACTCCTCGTCCCGTCAGGCCGGTGA
- a CDS encoding DUF1211 domain-containing protein, with product MTSEKSQSGDVQRLAALSDGIFAVAMTLLAYNVHVPNAPLNDRQLGFELVRMLNEGSGLLMSFAVAAMFWMSHFQLFRSIQQADSIFGLINFGQLFSIVLLPISTSFYFSFGSNKAAAVTYGANLALLSALNILLWVYAVRKRWLPGFDPRFPGILLDLTPGVYSLLLFLGGLAVIPWRPAAAQVFWITAFGAPLVRRLVDALRARRGHRNPE from the coding sequence ATGACGTCTGAAAAATCACAATCCGGGGATGTGCAGCGGCTGGCAGCGCTTAGCGACGGAATATTCGCGGTGGCCATGACGCTGCTCGCCTACAATGTCCACGTCCCAAACGCCCCGTTAAACGACCGGCAACTCGGCTTTGAGCTGGTCCGGATGCTGAACGAGGGCTCGGGCCTCCTGATGAGTTTTGCCGTCGCGGCCATGTTTTGGATGTCCCACTTCCAGCTCTTCCGCTCGATCCAACAGGCGGATTCCATTTTCGGGCTGATCAACTTCGGTCAGTTGTTTTCAATCGTGCTGCTTCCCATCTCGACCAGTTTTTATTTTTCATTCGGGTCGAACAAGGCGGCCGCCGTTACCTATGGAGCAAACCTCGCCCTGCTGTCGGCGCTTAACATACTTCTCTGGGTGTATGCGGTGAGGAAACGGTGGCTGCCCGGTTTTGATCCCCGTTTCCCGGGTATTCTTCTGGATCTCACTCCAGGCGTCTACTCGCTATTGCTTTTTTTAGGTGGACTCGCCGTGATTCCATGGAGGCCGGCGGCGGCTCAGGTGTTCTGGATTACCGCGTTCGGCGCACCGTTGGTGCGCCGCCTTGTCGATGCGCTGCGCGCCAGGCGGGGCCATCGCAACCCGGAGTAA
- a CDS encoding nitroreductase family protein, whose protein sequence is MEMPPDASGSRPPASDRPGPMSLEAFETLANQRRATRRFRPIAPDRKVVERLLRIAQWAPSGFNLQPTRFIVVEDRSVRPALRRACMDQRQLEEAPFVVIFAGDRRAYETQFGAILDQERAAGTITESYAAHLRRIVPLMFSQGPAGFGWLWKAVLVPLVRRFRPVPEMIAVHKRFWITKQVMLSAMNFMLAAQAAGLNTSPMEGFDAGRLRKVLRLPRSLEPILVVALGYGEPLAAAKTRLPLEQVTIWR, encoded by the coding sequence ATGGAAATGCCACCGGATGCATCCGGCTCGCGACCACCGGCCTCCGACCGGCCCGGACCGATGTCCCTTGAGGCGTTTGAAACCCTGGCGAACCAGCGGCGCGCCACCCGCCGCTTTCGGCCCATCGCTCCGGACCGTAAAGTCGTGGAGCGGTTGCTGCGCATCGCCCAATGGGCGCCGAGCGGTTTCAACCTGCAGCCTACGCGCTTTATCGTCGTGGAGGACCGTTCCGTGCGACCCGCCTTACGCAGGGCGTGCATGGATCAACGGCAACTCGAGGAAGCCCCCTTCGTCGTGATCTTTGCCGGCGACCGCCGCGCCTACGAAACCCAGTTTGGTGCGATCCTCGACCAGGAACGGGCCGCAGGGACCATCACCGAATCGTATGCGGCGCACCTGCGTAGGATCGTGCCGCTGATGTTCAGCCAGGGGCCTGCAGGCTTCGGCTGGCTCTGGAAAGCCGTGCTGGTGCCGTTGGTGAGGCGATTCCGGCCGGTGCCTGAAATGATCGCCGTTCATAAACGGTTCTGGATTACCAAACAGGTCATGCTCAGCGCCATGAACTTCATGCTGGCCGCCCAGGCCGCAGGTTTGAATACTTCACCCATGGAAGGCTTTGACGCGGGCCGGCTGCGCAAAGTCCTTCGCCTGCCCCGTTCGCTCGAGCCGATCCTGGTCGTGGCGCTTGGCTACGGCGAACCTCTCGCTGCCGCTAAAACGCGCCTGCCGCTGGAACAGGTCACGATATGGCGGTAG
- the aroB gene encoding 3-dehydroquinate synthase, translated as MINPPIPPRSVQVLLGNRRYWVEIGPDLLGTAGLKLHRLGLHGTVAVITDDNVRDLYGQTVLDSLGAAGFRARIYSVQAGEQSKSLAEVERLAESMARDAMDRSSIVVALGGGVIGDLAGFLAAIYYRGVALVQLPTSIMAQVDSAVGGKTAVNLQAGKNLVGAFYQPRLVMADTLTLRSLGRREWNEGFAEIIKYGVIRSPSLFSTLEADADLDVDGVVEACVQIKADIVAEDELETSGRRALLNFGHTLGHAIEAAAGYGALYHGEAISLGMCAAACISRKRAGLSAAEVTRLEVLLEKFSLPTQLPPELSPDQIVERTFTDKKFVRGQIRFVLASRIGHAFVSDEVTRDDLVEAIAYLQSS; from the coding sequence ATGATCAACCCGCCCATCCCCCCGCGATCGGTTCAGGTTCTACTCGGGAACCGCCGCTACTGGGTTGAGATCGGGCCCGATCTGCTTGGAACCGCGGGCTTGAAGCTGCACAGGCTGGGTCTGCACGGGACCGTGGCCGTCATTACCGACGATAACGTCCGCGACCTGTATGGACAAACCGTGCTGGATTCGCTGGGCGCAGCCGGTTTTCGGGCGCGGATTTATTCGGTTCAGGCCGGTGAGCAGTCCAAATCGCTGGCTGAAGTTGAACGGCTGGCAGAGTCAATGGCGCGAGATGCGATGGATCGGTCGAGCATTGTCGTCGCGCTCGGTGGAGGGGTGATCGGCGATCTGGCCGGGTTTCTCGCGGCCATCTATTACCGTGGCGTTGCCCTGGTCCAGCTCCCGACCTCGATCATGGCTCAGGTCGACAGCGCGGTCGGCGGCAAGACGGCCGTAAACCTCCAGGCCGGCAAAAACCTGGTGGGGGCATTTTATCAACCCCGGTTGGTCATGGCCGATACGCTGACCCTGCGTTCTCTGGGCAGGCGCGAATGGAATGAAGGCTTTGCCGAAATCATCAAGTACGGCGTCATCCGGAGTCCGTCCCTGTTTTCGACGTTGGAAGCCGACGCGGATTTGGACGTTGACGGTGTCGTTGAAGCGTGCGTTCAGATCAAGGCCGACATCGTGGCCGAGGACGAACTCGAAACCTCGGGACGGCGTGCCCTGCTTAATTTCGGCCATACCCTCGGCCATGCCATCGAGGCGGCGGCCGGGTACGGGGCCCTCTATCACGGCGAAGCGATCAGCCTGGGCATGTGCGCCGCCGCATGCATTTCGCGGAAGCGCGCCGGACTGTCCGCAGCAGAGGTGACCCGGCTCGAAGTGTTGCTGGAAAAGTTTTCTCTGCCCACCCAGCTTCCGCCGGAGCTTTCGCCGGACCAAATCGTCGAGCGAACTTTTACCGACAAAAAGTTCGTGCGGGGCCAGATTCGATTTGTGCTCGCGTCCCGGATCGGGCATGCCTTCGTCTCGGACGAAGTCACCCGGGACGATCTGGTCGAGGCGATCGCTTATCTCCAATCATCGTAG
- the dprA gene encoding DNA-protecting protein DprA, protein MLVLNMLPRLGPVSVRRLLHRFGDPQGVLRARRPDLARVEGLNAPAMESLLGWETETDLAAEMRRIENAGVNVVTILDAEYPPSLKEIHDPPTVLYVWGTLEPRDFHAIAVVGSRRTSHYGLECAKRFAYQLAYAGLTVVSGLARGIDSAAHQGALAAKGRTIAVLGGGLNQLYPPENLPLAERIASSGAVVSEFPMETQPDRQTFPMRNRIISGWSFGVLVVEAGLNSGALISAHQAAEQGRSVYAVPGQVDRPTSTGSNRLIQEGAKLVIDAQDILNDLQSLFPNPPALQPSAPADLPPELAAVYHAIGSEETAIDQIIRQSGLSAGEATAALLQLEVRNLVRQLPGKHFVKLL, encoded by the coding sequence ATGCTGGTTTTGAACATGCTCCCGCGCCTGGGACCGGTGAGCGTGCGGCGCTTGCTCCACAGGTTCGGTGACCCCCAAGGCGTGTTGCGCGCCCGCCGCCCTGATCTGGCCCGGGTTGAAGGGTTGAACGCGCCGGCGATGGAATCGTTGCTGGGGTGGGAGACTGAGACCGATCTGGCGGCGGAAATGCGCCGGATCGAGAATGCCGGCGTCAACGTCGTCACCATTCTCGACGCGGAATACCCGCCCTCCTTGAAGGAGATTCACGACCCGCCCACGGTGCTTTACGTTTGGGGTACGCTGGAACCGCGTGATTTCCATGCGATCGCGGTGGTCGGGTCTCGCCGGACTTCCCATTACGGGCTGGAGTGTGCAAAACGGTTTGCTTACCAGTTGGCTTATGCCGGGCTCACGGTGGTAAGCGGTCTGGCCCGCGGCATCGATTCGGCGGCGCACCAGGGTGCGCTGGCCGCCAAGGGCCGGACGATCGCGGTGCTGGGCGGCGGCTTGAACCAGCTCTATCCGCCGGAGAACCTGCCCCTGGCGGAACGGATCGCTTCGTCCGGAGCGGTGGTCAGCGAGTTTCCCATGGAAACTCAACCCGACCGCCAGACGTTCCCGATGCGGAACCGGATCATCAGCGGCTGGAGCTTCGGCGTGCTCGTGGTGGAAGCCGGGCTGAACAGCGGCGCGCTCATCAGCGCCCATCAGGCCGCCGAACAGGGACGCTCGGTCTACGCCGTACCGGGCCAGGTCGACCGCCCGACCTCAACGGGTTCCAATCGCCTCATCCAGGAGGGCGCCAAGCTGGTCATTGATGCGCAGGATATCCTGAACGATCTGCAAAGCCTCTTCCCGAACCCGCCGGCGCTGCAGCCGAGCGCCCCGGCCGATTTGCCCCCTGAACTCGCGGCCGTTTACCACGCGATCGGCTCTGAGGAAACCGCCATTGACCAGATCATCCGGCAAAGCGGGCTTTCCGCGGGCGAAGCCACCGCCGCGCTGCTCCAGCTGGAGGTGCGCAACCTGGTCCGGCAACTTCCGGGCAAACATTTCGTGAAACTGTTATAA